The Elusimicrobiaceae bacterium genome has a window encoding:
- a CDS encoding ParA family protein: MGEIIAIANQKGGVGKTTTSINLAYALAHLDQEVLLIDFDPQGNAGSGLGITVEEGEKSVYHLLTKNATFEEVIRQTSNEMLDVIPTCKHLAGAEVELVNVRGRENMLKEALSPLRKMYKYIIIDCPPSLGLLTLNALMAADSVITPVQCEFYAMEGLAHFMGTIQKIRQFLNSNLKLDGGVLTMYDNRMNLSRQVFAEVSRFFGEKIYKTPIPRNIRLAEAPSFGQSIFDYEPACRGANAYIQLAIEFMARRGADMEEYAGYNMQNAETYNYDFGG; encoded by the coding sequence ATGGGAGAGATAATTGCTATTGCAAATCAAAAAGGTGGTGTTGGTAAAACAACCACTTCTATTAATTTGGCGTATGCCCTAGCACATTTAGATCAAGAAGTTTTGTTGATTGATTTTGACCCTCAAGGAAATGCCGGTTCAGGATTAGGTATTACTGTGGAAGAAGGAGAAAAATCGGTCTATCACTTATTGACAAAAAATGCTACTTTTGAAGAAGTTATTAGACAAACTTCTAATGAAATGTTAGATGTTATCCCCACATGCAAACATTTAGCCGGTGCAGAAGTTGAACTGGTTAATGTGCGTGGTCGTGAGAATATGCTTAAAGAAGCCTTGTCTCCTTTGCGCAAAATGTATAAATACATTATTATAGATTGTCCTCCTTCTTTGGGTCTTCTTACCTTAAATGCTCTAATGGCGGCAGACAGTGTAATTACTCCGGTACAATGTGAATTTTATGCTATGGAAGGATTGGCTCATTTTATGGGAACTATCCAAAAAATTAGACAATTCTTAAATAGCAACTTAAAATTAGATGGCGGTGTATTAACAATGTACGATAATCGTATGAATCTATCTCGCCAAGTATTTGCAGAAGTCAGTCGTTTCTTTGGGGAAAAAATTTATAAAACTCCGATTCCCCGTAATATCCGCTTAGCCGAAGCTCCCAGCTTTGGGCAATCTATTTTTGATTATGAGCCTGCCTGTCGCGGTGCGAATGCTTATATTCAGTTAGCTATTGAATTTATGGCCAGACGCGGTGCTGATATGGAAGAATATGCAGGCTATAATATGCAAAACGCAGAAACTTATAACTATGATTTTGGAGGATAA
- the lepB gene encoding signal peptidase I → MESKLFVVACIMYIFSWISKKLFKKNKIADGKKFGFWHAIFLLLILSCAYNIINFVINSGVENPFLDKGFSLKKIVIPFIILFISIYGFFSAKNKKGESKNILIKSDLEWANTVYFAGFVASIVMFFFVQAFKIPSASMQNTLLIGDHLFVNKAAYGFRIPLTQIRFLEFNEIKKGDIIVFSFPAESKEQINCGGYQYGKDYVKRVIALGGDKVEVKNAKLYVNDQEVEKQGYEIYEPVSRLQAEHKLDGTTYQLLWENRILEHELGMSLRDNFGPVIVPEGQYFAMGDNRDNSCDSRFWGPVPRKNIKGTVWFIHWPISRIGIVK, encoded by the coding sequence ATGGAATCGAAACTTTTTGTTGTTGCTTGTATTATGTATATTTTTTCTTGGATTAGTAAAAAACTATTTAAGAAGAATAAAATTGCTGATGGAAAAAAATTTGGTTTTTGGCATGCAATTTTTTTGTTGTTGATTTTGTCTTGTGCTTATAATATTATTAATTTTGTCATAAATAGTGGAGTAGAAAATCCTTTTTTGGATAAAGGATTTTCTTTGAAAAAAATAGTTATTCCTTTTATTATTCTTTTTATTTCCATATATGGCTTTTTTTCTGCTAAGAATAAAAAAGGAGAATCAAAAAATATTTTAATAAAAAGTGATTTGGAGTGGGCAAATACGGTCTATTTCGCTGGATTTGTTGCCTCTATTGTTATGTTTTTCTTTGTGCAGGCTTTTAAGATTCCGTCTGCATCTATGCAAAACACCTTGTTAATAGGAGACCATTTGTTTGTTAATAAAGCCGCTTATGGTTTTAGAATTCCGCTGACTCAAATTAGATTCTTAGAATTTAATGAGATAAAAAAAGGAGATATTATTGTTTTTTCTTTTCCGGCAGAAAGTAAGGAACAAATTAATTGTGGTGGTTATCAATATGGAAAAGACTATGTTAAAAGAGTAATTGCTTTAGGCGGAGATAAAGTTGAAGTAAAAAATGCCAAACTTTATGTTAATGATCAAGAGGTAGAAAAACAAGGGTATGAAATTTATGAACCGGTTTCTCGTTTGCAGGCAGAACATAAATTAGATGGAACAACCTATCAATTATTATGGGAAAATAGAATTTTGGAACATGAGTTAGGAATGTCATTAAGAGATAATTTTGGCCCTGTTATTGTTCCGGAAGGGCAATATTTTGCTATGGGAGATAATAGAGATAATTCTTGTGATTCCCGTTTTTGGGGGCCTGTTCCTAGAAAAAATATCAAGGGGACTGTTTGGTTTATCCACTGGCCGATAAGCAGAATAGGTATTGTAAAATAA
- a CDS encoding glycosyltransferase, with product MKILYVSTSTDMGGAETSLRSLALTAKNAGHTVKIISLKPLGSVGKDIISQGIEVISLNLKSKANMLENAGVFARLLQEIEIFNPDIVHALLFRAIQFCRSAKKKLSFKLITTPHYDLSKKNYFLRLWDRSLKDMDDISCAESQSTADFLTHKQKYKEDKVFLIQNSVDTHYFTPNESLGKKTREKLGFHAKDTVFICVARLSAEKNHQLLFESFASVKAKNPKIGLIVVGDGPENAKLKEFAYQRNLENNICFVGEVSNVYPYLLASDVFILTSFVESLPISLLEACSCQLPAIVSKVGDMPLVVQHGKTGFVFNGTDPVLLNVLMAEICQNENLRKEMGISARKRIKKNYSCSEEKYIQLYEKIK from the coding sequence ATGAAAATTCTCTATGTTTCCACTTCTACGGATATGGGTGGAGCCGAAACGTCTTTGCGTTCTTTGGCTCTAACCGCTAAAAATGCCGGACATACTGTTAAAATTATTTCTTTAAAACCGTTAGGATCCGTCGGAAAAGATATTATTTCTCAAGGGATAGAAGTTATTTCTTTGAATTTAAAATCTAAAGCCAATATGCTGGAAAATGCAGGAGTTTTTGCAAGACTTTTGCAGGAAATAGAAATTTTTAATCCGGATATTGTGCATGCTCTTTTATTTAGAGCCATACAGTTTTGTCGTTCTGCAAAGAAAAAATTATCTTTTAAGTTAATAACTACCCCCCATTATGATTTATCCAAAAAAAATTATTTTTTACGTCTGTGGGATCGTTCTTTAAAAGATATGGATGATATAAGTTGTGCAGAATCTCAGTCTACGGCTGATTTCTTAACACATAAACAGAAATATAAAGAAGATAAAGTTTTTTTAATCCAAAATAGTGTGGATACACATTATTTTACCCCCAATGAAAGTTTGGGAAAAAAAACTCGTGAAAAATTGGGTTTTCATGCCAAAGATACGGTATTTATTTGTGTGGCGCGTTTGTCTGCAGAAAAAAATCATCAACTTTTGTTTGAAAGTTTTGCGTCCGTAAAGGCCAAAAATCCGAAAATTGGGTTGATAGTAGTAGGGGACGGCCCAGAAAACGCGAAATTGAAGGAATTTGCTTATCAACGAAATTTAGAAAACAATATTTGTTTTGTAGGAGAAGTAAGTAATGTTTATCCTTATTTGTTAGCATCTGATGTTTTTATTCTTACTTCTTTCGTTGAAAGTCTACCTATTTCTTTATTAGAGGCTTGTTCGTGTCAATTACCTGCTATTGTTAGTAAAGTGGGTGATATGCCTTTGGTTGTACAACATGGCAAAACCGGATTTGTTTTTAATGGCACAGACCCTGTGCTTTTAAATGTATTAATGGCAGAAATATGTCAAAATGAAAATTTAAGAAAAGAAATGGGAATATCTGCCAGAAAAAGAATAAAGAAAAACTATTCTTGTTCTGAAGAAAAATACATTCAATTATATGAAAAAATAAAATAG